In Armatimonadota bacterium, a genomic segment contains:
- a CDS encoding methyltransferase domain-containing protein, producing MQSSPERACNICGESAVRFLSFGDAAKAIRCPNCLSFERHRRFKDAYDRFIRHEFDFRGKDVLACVPGKAELEYFFVGAKRVVSFDVRPVNWFDLQMDITDMSQIPDASVDVFVAIAVLQHVERHELVPPEVHRVLRPGGRCLIQATNHRGPTTPYPNLHAHYTEEEFEKYRVGTFRVYRDLDLISMFTNGFVSKTFYGEDPVCGGIDFILSAEKVGV from the coding sequence ATGCAGTCGAGCCCTGAAAGAGCCTGCAACATTTGCGGAGAGTCTGCAGTTCGGTTTCTGAGCTTCGGTGATGCTGCGAAGGCGATTCGGTGTCCCAACTGCCTCTCCTTCGAGCGTCACAGACGCTTCAAAGACGCTTACGACCGCTTTATCCGTCATGAGTTTGATTTCCGGGGTAAGGACGTCTTGGCTTGCGTTCCAGGCAAGGCGGAGTTGGAGTACTTTTTCGTCGGTGCAAAGCGCGTTGTGTCTTTCGACGTTCGGCCGGTCAACTGGTTCGACTTGCAGATGGACATTACGGATATGTCACAGATCCCTGACGCATCCGTTGACGTATTTGTTGCAATCGCAGTCTTGCAGCACGTGGAGAGGCACGAACTAGTGCCACCCGAGGTACACCGAGTCCTAAGGCCGGGTGGTCGTTGCCTAATTCAGGCCACGAATCATCGCGGCCCGACGACGCCTTACCCGAACCTCCATGCGCACTACACCGAAGAGGAGTTTGAGAAATACAGGGTCGGCACGTTTCGTGTGTATCGGGATCTCGACCTTATCAGCATGTTCACGAACGGCTTTGTATCGAAAACCTTCTATGGTGAAGACCCGGTCTGCGGAGGCATCGACTTCATCCTGTCCGCGGAGAAGGTGGGAGTCTGA